In Wenyingzhuangia fucanilytica, the following are encoded in one genomic region:
- a CDS encoding glycosyltransferase family 2 protein has translation MSKSSLLSIVVPVYNEEGNVTLLTENIDNGLKGYNYEIIYVDDCSTDNTRKEVKDLNHPKVILVELRKNYGQSSAIAAGIDIAKGAYIITMDGDLQNDPSDLPAMLDKLIEDDLDMITGIRQKRQDNFLRTLPSKIANYIIRKTTGLHITDHGCAIKIFTAETAKGLKLYGEMHRFISLVTFMNGARISEMPVKHHARQFGVSKYGLGRTFKVINDLLLILFQRKYLQKPIYLFGNIGLSFAGVGMLINFYLLILKLLGEDIWGRPLLILGVMLVVMGIQFFTVGIIIDLLMKTYYESQDKRPYNLRKVTTFEKI, from the coding sequence ATGAGTAAATCAAGTTTGTTATCTATTGTAGTTCCTGTTTATAATGAAGAAGGGAATGTAACCTTGTTGACAGAAAATATAGACAACGGTTTAAAAGGATATAATTACGAAATTATTTATGTTGATGATTGTTCTACAGACAATACTCGTAAAGAGGTAAAAGATTTAAATCATCCTAAAGTAATTTTGGTTGAACTTAGAAAAAACTACGGACAAAGTTCTGCTATTGCTGCGGGAATTGATATTGCCAAAGGAGCGTATATTATTACGATGGATGGAGATTTACAAAACGATCCATCGGACTTACCTGCGATGTTAGACAAATTGATAGAAGATGATTTGGATATGATAACAGGGATTCGTCAAAAAAGACAGGATAATTTTTTAAGAACTTTACCCTCTAAAATTGCGAATTACATCATTAGAAAAACTACGGGTTTACATATTACAGATCATGGTTGTGCTATTAAAATTTTTACAGCCGAAACTGCAAAAGGATTAAAATTATATGGAGAAATGCACCGTTTTATTTCTTTGGTTACTTTTATGAATGGAGCAAGAATATCAGAAATGCCAGTAAAACACCATGCTCGTCAATTTGGAGTTTCTAAATACGGATTGGGGAGAACTTTTAAGGTGATTAATGATTTGTTATTGATTTTATTTCAACGTAAATACTTGCAAAAACCTATTTATCTATTTGGAAATATAGGGTTGAGTTTTGCTGGAGTAGGAATGTTAATCAATTTTTATTTGTTAATTCTTAAACTTTTAGGTGAAGATATTTGGGGAAGACCATTATTGATTTTAGGAGTGATGTTAGTCGTGATGGGAATTCAGTTTTTTACCGTTGGAATTATTATAGATTTGTTGATGAAAACTTATTACGAGTCTCAAGACAAACGACCATACAACTTAAGAAAAGTAACTACTTTTGAAAAAATATAA